The following proteins come from a genomic window of Bacteroidales bacterium:
- a CDS encoding creatininase family protein, whose protein sequence is MRPYILSETHWSEVSDQDFELAILPWGATEAHNFHLPYGTDNYETEALVYEAARLAWDQGARVIVLPTIPLGVNTGQTDIYMTLNMNPSTQQSIIEDVAESLYGYGMEKLLLVNGHGGNDFRQMLREVGTAFPDMFLVTCNWFQSVDQSRIFENDGGHADEMETSLMLHACPELVRSLDLAGEGKAKKFSVGALNEPWAWAERRWTSISQDTGVGDPRKATREKGEQYFREVTAKLAGLFVDLCGTEAGELYK, encoded by the coding sequence ATGCGACCCTATATTCTTTCAGAGACACACTGGTCAGAGGTCAGCGACCAGGACTTCGAACTGGCCATCCTTCCCTGGGGGGCCACCGAGGCACACAACTTCCATTTGCCTTATGGGACCGATAATTATGAAACAGAGGCCCTGGTGTACGAGGCAGCCCGCCTGGCCTGGGACCAGGGGGCCCGGGTGATTGTTCTGCCCACCATTCCATTGGGCGTAAATACCGGCCAGACAGACATCTATATGACACTCAATATGAATCCTTCCACCCAGCAGTCCATTATTGAGGATGTGGCGGAGAGCCTCTACGGGTATGGAATGGAGAAATTGCTGCTGGTAAACGGCCACGGGGGGAACGATTTCAGGCAGATGCTCCGGGAAGTGGGTACCGCTTTCCCGGATATGTTTCTGGTCACCTGCAACTGGTTCCAGTCGGTGGATCAGAGCCGGATCTTTGAAAATGACGGGGGGCATGCCGATGAGATGGAGACCAGTCTGATGCTTCATGCCTGTCCGGAACTGGTCAGATCCCTGGATCTGGCCGGGGAAGGGAAAGCGAAGAAATTCTCTGTGGGGGCCCTGAATGAGCCCTGGGCCTGGGCCGAACGCAGGTGGACCAGCATCAGTCAGGATACCGGGGTGGGTGATCCGCGTAAAGCCACCCGGGAAAAGGGAGAACAGTATTTCCGGGAGGTGACGGCCAAGCTGGCCGGACTTTTTGTGGATCTCTGCGGAACAGAGGCGGGGGAATTGTATAAATAA
- a CDS encoding asparagine synthase-related protein, producing the protein MNHEYMNRVVDLTDPRKNIIYNMSEEEAVELVRAGDAEGVRGIDGQFALVAVEGKTIRMARSIGRPLRFFIAKLKAGPCLVLAGRIDTIYKYLKQEGLENQFHPSYTRMAPAHYITTIELLGCPDPAPVHQRFFTPARNRFKGLAVEEIGWQYMSALYEEIRKWLKHVDTSGPVGVSFSAGIDSGSVFLLTYHALLELGESPSRLKAFTLSVDGEGEDLKQAREFLKAVNLEVFLEPVEVKASGLDWKKTIKVVEDYKALDIQAATMNLTLLEGIRKRYPGWIHMIDGDGGDENLKDYPIEENPELTIRSVLNNLMLYHEGWGVGKMKHSLTYSGGLSRGYMRTYTTADTLGFRSFSPYTLANVIEIAEGIPFIELTGWDHEKLYALKGQVVASGVKAITGMEMPVFEKRRFQHGAASMDKFQAHFPEKELDYRKEFLSLYE; encoded by the coding sequence ATGAATCATGAATACATGAACCGGGTGGTGGATCTGACCGATCCCCGAAAAAATATTATTTACAATATGTCTGAGGAGGAGGCTGTGGAGCTTGTAAGGGCCGGGGATGCAGAAGGAGTCAGGGGTATTGACGGCCAGTTTGCCCTGGTGGCGGTGGAAGGAAAAACCATCCGGATGGCCCGCTCCATCGGACGCCCGCTGCGTTTTTTTATTGCCAAACTGAAGGCAGGACCCTGCCTGGTGCTTGCCGGGCGTATCGATACCATCTATAAGTACCTGAAACAGGAGGGGCTCGAAAACCAGTTTCATCCCTCCTATACCCGCATGGCCCCGGCTCATTATATTACGACCATTGAATTGCTGGGCTGTCCCGATCCCGCTCCGGTGCATCAGCGTTTTTTCACTCCCGCCAGGAACCGTTTTAAAGGGCTTGCAGTGGAGGAGATCGGCTGGCAGTATATGTCCGCCCTGTATGAGGAAATCCGGAAGTGGCTGAAGCACGTAGACACCAGCGGTCCCGTCGGGGTCTCCTTTTCGGCAGGAATCGACAGCGGATCGGTCTTTCTGCTTACCTATCATGCCCTGCTGGAGCTGGGAGAGAGTCCTTCCAGGCTGAAGGCATTCACCCTGAGCGTAGATGGGGAGGGGGAGGACCTGAAGCAGGCCAGGGAGTTTCTGAAGGCAGTGAACCTGGAAGTTTTCCTGGAGCCCGTTGAGGTCAAAGCGTCCGGCCTTGACTGGAAAAAGACCATTAAGGTGGTGGAGGATTACAAAGCGCTTGATATCCAGGCGGCCACCATGAACCTGACCCTGCTGGAAGGGATCCGTAAGCGCTATCCCGGATGGATCCATATGATAGACGGAGACGGGGGAGACGAGAACCTGAAGGATTATCCCATTGAGGAGAATCCCGAGCTGACCATCCGGAGCGTGCTGAATAACCTGATGCTCTACCACGAAGGATGGGGGGTTGGTAAAATGAAACATTCTCTCACCTACAGCGGAGGCTTGAGCCGGGGATATATGCGCACCTATACCACTGCCGATACCCTGGGCTTCCGGAGTTTCAGTCCCTATACCCTGGCCAATGTCATTGAAATTGCAGAAGGCATTCCCTTTATCGAGCTTACCGGATGGGACCATGAGAAGCTTTATGCCCTTAAGGGACAGGTGGTTGCCAGCGGAGTGAAGGCCATCACCGGAATGGAAATGCCGGTATTTGAAAAGCGGCGTTTCCAGCATGGGGCTGCCTCCATGGATAAGTTCCAGGCTCATTTTCCGGAAAAGGAGCTGGACTATCGCAAGGAGTTTCTCTCCCTTTATGAGTAA
- a CDS encoding RagB/SusD family nutrient uptake outer membrane protein — protein MRKSLFLVMAVIAVMLTATFNQSCTNLDEELYGEVTPDNFFNTEEEILAALGAAYTQFGNWASGDPLSLQETTTDEMVVPTRGQDWDDGGAWRRLALHSWTREDGMMNGGWNFGFGGVNTANRLIYQFEVLRDEGSIESDLADAFIAELRAVRGFFYWQLLDMFGNVPLVTDFATAEATPATVPRDQVYAWLVADLEDAVPLLPKEVDGTTYGRMNYYAGMTLLAKLYLNAEIYTETPAYAACVTACTDVIDNGGYSLTGNYFDNFSAGNTGTSEMIFAIPYDQVYYGGFNIAVRSLHYASQYTYNLTAQPWNGFCSLEEFYNSYEEEDLRRGDVGTLEGPAIKRGNFIAGYQYNADGSPTMDDGADADDPDGKHLNFGNIGSGEPQINELGPQSYRQSGVRIGKWEVEMGAHPYAMNNDYAVFRLADVILMKAEALWRQNPADAGVLPLVNEVRARADVDDLASVDGPVSFDMAGPSIPGGELLNEIGREMAFENNRRQALIRWDLYTRVADWIPVYNNPGDVIGDGDHTVLFPIHRDKIDANPNLVQNPGYN, from the coding sequence ATGAGAAAATCACTTTTTCTGGTAATGGCGGTTATCGCAGTTATGCTGACAGCCACCTTTAACCAGTCATGTACCAACCTGGATGAAGAACTCTACGGTGAAGTAACACCGGATAATTTCTTCAATACAGAAGAGGAGATCCTCGCTGCCCTTGGTGCTGCATACACGCAATTCGGCAACTGGGCCTCGGGCGATCCTCTCAGCCTGCAAGAGACTACCACCGACGAAATGGTTGTTCCCACCCGGGGACAGGACTGGGACGACGGTGGTGCCTGGAGAAGGCTGGCCCTTCACTCATGGACCCGGGAAGACGGCATGATGAACGGCGGATGGAACTTTGGTTTCGGGGGTGTGAATACAGCCAACCGCCTGATTTACCAGTTCGAGGTCCTCCGGGATGAGGGATCCATTGAGTCCGACTTAGCAGATGCATTTATTGCCGAGCTTCGGGCCGTCAGGGGTTTCTTCTACTGGCAGTTGCTCGATATGTTCGGAAATGTTCCCCTGGTAACCGATTTCGCCACGGCTGAAGCAACACCGGCAACCGTTCCGAGGGATCAGGTGTATGCCTGGCTGGTAGCCGACCTGGAAGATGCCGTACCCCTGCTCCCCAAGGAAGTAGATGGTACGACCTATGGCAGGATGAACTACTATGCCGGTATGACCCTGCTGGCCAAGTTGTACCTGAATGCCGAGATATATACCGAAACTCCTGCTTACGCGGCCTGTGTGACTGCCTGTACGGATGTCATCGACAATGGCGGATACAGCCTCACCGGCAACTACTTTGATAACTTCAGTGCGGGTAACACGGGTACTTCCGAAATGATCTTCGCCATTCCTTACGATCAGGTGTATTACGGGGGCTTCAATATCGCCGTAAGAAGCCTGCACTACGCCAGTCAGTACACTTATAACCTGACGGCCCAGCCCTGGAATGGTTTCTGCTCCCTCGAAGAGTTCTACAACTCCTACGAGGAAGAGGACCTTCGCAGAGGCGATGTGGGTACCCTGGAAGGCCCGGCCATCAAGCGGGGTAACTTCATAGCCGGTTACCAGTACAATGCCGACGGTTCTCCGACCATGGATGATGGTGCGGACGCAGATGACCCCGATGGCAAGCATCTGAATTTCGGAAACATTGGCTCCGGCGAACCCCAGATCAATGAACTGGGTCCCCAGTCCTACCGCCAGTCCGGCGTGCGGATCGGGAAATGGGAAGTTGAGATGGGTGCCCATCCCTATGCCATGAACAACGATTATGCCGTATTCCGTCTGGCCGATGTGATCCTGATGAAAGCAGAAGCCCTCTGGCGCCAGAATCCTGCCGATGCAGGTGTACTTCCTCTGGTCAACGAGGTCAGGGCACGCGCCGACGTAGACGATCTGGCCAGCGTGGACGGACCTGTCAGCTTTGACATGGCAGGACCGTCAATCCCGGGTGGAGAGCTCCTGAACGAGATCGGACGCGAGATGGCCTTCGAGAACAACAGGCGCCAGGCTCTAATCCGCTGGGATTTGTACACCCGTGTGGCTGACTGGATTCCTGTCTATAACAATCCCGGTGATGTAATTGGTGATGGTGATCATACGGTCCTCTTCCCCATCCACAGGGACAAGATCGATGCCAACCCCAACCTGGTTCAGAATCCGGGGTATAATTAG
- a CDS encoding DUF1080 domain-containing protein, whose amino-acid sequence MKQLFYLFIAVLFLGLSACNSAPKKGKAADEESTEVTTGEVAAINTLTEQEKTEGWILMFDGETTEGWREYDAGVFPDTGWYIEDGALVCENSGNGEAGFGGDIIYDKQFTNFHFKVDWMIEEGGNSGIFYLAQELPGKKIWYTAPEYQILDNFGNHIDNTLGENGNRRAGSLYDLIPPDPQNAKGPMEWNSAEIISYEGTIVYRMNGENTIEFHLWTDEWKEMIANSKFPEFNPDFADVAKTGYIGLQDHGHAVWFRNIKIKEL is encoded by the coding sequence ATGAAACAACTATTTTATCTGTTTATTGCTGTTTTATTTCTGGGACTGTCGGCCTGTAACTCTGCCCCTAAAAAGGGAAAGGCTGCTGATGAGGAAAGCACTGAAGTAACGACCGGAGAAGTTGCTGCCATCAATACCCTTACAGAACAGGAAAAAACAGAGGGCTGGATCCTGATGTTCGATGGCGAAACCACCGAGGGCTGGCGTGAATACGATGCCGGAGTCTTCCCCGATACCGGCTGGTACATCGAAGATGGTGCCCTGGTATGTGAAAACTCCGGGAACGGCGAGGCCGGATTTGGTGGTGACATCATTTACGACAAACAGTTTACCAACTTCCATTTCAAAGTGGACTGGATGATTGAAGAGGGAGGTAACTCCGGGATCTTCTATCTTGCGCAGGAATTGCCGGGCAAGAAGATCTGGTATACAGCTCCGGAATATCAGATCCTGGATAACTTTGGAAACCACATCGACAATACCCTGGGTGAAAACGGAAACCGGAGGGCCGGAAGTCTTTACGACCTGATCCCCCCCGATCCGCAGAATGCCAAAGGGCCCATGGAGTGGAACTCCGCGGAGATTATCTCCTATGAAGGAACCATCGTCTACCGGATGAATGGAGAGAACACCATTGAGTTTCACCTCTGGACCGATGAGTGGAAAGAGATGATCGCCAATAGCAAGTTCCCGGAATTTAATCCTGATTTTGCAGATGTGGCCAAGACAGGCTATATCGGTCTCCAGGACCACGGCCATGCGGTCTGGTTCAGGAATATCAAGATCAAGGAGTTGTAA
- a CDS encoding transposase: protein MEQLIKQSVGIDVSKESFTACVCTHYKTGEERLSEVIEFKNLKSGFNQLITWSRKITVPSLEVTFVMEATGVYYENLAHHLYNLKQPVCVLLPNKVSHFAKSLNVKTKTDKVDARVIARMGAERKLSNWVPPHPLFKQLKDLKFSFV from the coding sequence ATGGAACAGCTTATCAAGCAAAGTGTAGGGATTGACGTCTCAAAAGAAAGCTTTACTGCATGTGTCTGTACTCATTACAAGACAGGGGAAGAACGACTTAGTGAAGTTATTGAGTTCAAAAATCTAAAATCAGGTTTTAATCAGCTCATCACGTGGAGTCGAAAGATCACTGTACCATCATTAGAAGTGACTTTCGTTATGGAGGCGACAGGCGTTTACTATGAAAACTTGGCACATCATCTCTACAATCTTAAACAACCAGTTTGTGTCCTACTTCCCAACAAAGTCAGCCACTTTGCAAAAAGTCTCAATGTAAAAACGAAAACAGACAAGGTGGATGCCCGTGTCATTGCACGAATGGGAGCAGAAAGGAAATTATCAAACTGGGTGCCACCACACCCGCTATTTAAACAACTTAAAGATCTGAAGTTCTCCTTCGTTTAG
- a CDS encoding SusC/RagA family TonB-linked outer membrane protein, translating to MRNSAWWKSGFLTLILFGFAISLTFAQEITVSGTVSSDAEGPIPGVNIVIQGTTQGAVTDVDGNFSITVPGPDAVLVFTSIGYAAQNITVGNQTIINVIMVEDVTQLDEIVVIGYGTQKKKELTSAISNVKAEEFNKGSVNNPAQLVQGKVAGLSISKPGGNPNQGFTMRLRGMSTIGANTQPLVVIDGVVGGSLENVDPNDIESMDVLKDGSAAAIYGTRGSSGVIIVTTKKGRRGTAYIDYNGMVTVETVGKYPNVMDVDQWKAMSAETGEGTDFGFETNWFEETTRNAIQQVHNLSMSGGTEKTTYMASFNFRDGEGVALNTGYNQLNGRLNISQKALNDRLTVDLNIGATQRESQYGFTEAFRYASIYNPTAPVRSDEAQYEQYDGYFQQVLYDYYNPVALMEQNKNEGKDQRVNVALRGTLEIIDGLKVDAFYSVQDQTFQRGSYRDKNSYGTGMNRNGLARRSFDENSFQLFESTLNYVTDISGANLQILGGYSHQSFLYEGFGAQGGDFITDAFTYNNLGAAKDFNEGIGDVWSYKNSNKLIAFFGRVNLNVTDSWFLTASARYEGSSRFGEGNKWGLFPAIGGGVDLANVLDIASMDNLKLRVSYGITGNQPGSSYMSLLRLSPSGNFYYDGEFIPGYAPSSNANEDLGWEKKGEFDVGVDFSMLDGRLFGSFDFYTRTTTDLLFEYEVPVPPNLYSTAWLNLGEIKNSGLELTLTWNAIQAGDFSWSTTITPAYYLKNELVSLSGEFNGAELNYGVRDLGGMGAPGMSDVPLVRAEEGQPIGQLWAHTFVEIDPDGNLILRDTNEDGTVDELDRSVVGNGLPDAEFGWGNNFKYKNFDMNIFFRGVLGHDLNNTFRAFYEVPEMIGSYNLPATATDLRNAETGTLYNASSGVLSSYHIEDASFVSLDNMSIGYNFDVSGSNAFRNIRVFVAGNNLFYITKYKGVDPSPRYDDRGNVLIPGMDRRNTWFRTRSVSLGVNLGF from the coding sequence ATGCGAAATTCTGCATGGTGGAAAAGCGGCTTTTTGACGCTTATCCTGTTTGGTTTTGCGATCAGCTTAACCTTTGCCCAGGAGATTACAGTGAGCGGTACGGTCTCTTCCGACGCGGAAGGTCCCATCCCCGGCGTTAACATTGTGATCCAGGGAACCACACAGGGGGCCGTGACCGATGTGGATGGTAATTTCAGCATTACCGTTCCGGGTCCCGATGCCGTCCTGGTATTTACTTCCATTGGTTACGCAGCTCAGAATATCACGGTGGGTAACCAGACAATAATTAATGTGATTATGGTGGAAGATGTCACGCAGCTTGATGAAATTGTGGTGATCGGTTACGGTACCCAGAAGAAAAAAGAGCTGACCAGTGCCATCTCCAATGTTAAAGCTGAAGAATTTAACAAGGGTTCGGTGAACAATCCGGCCCAGCTGGTCCAGGGTAAAGTGGCCGGTCTCTCCATCTCCAAGCCGGGTGGTAACCCCAACCAGGGATTTACCATGCGCCTGCGCGGGATGAGTACCATTGGTGCCAACACCCAGCCCCTCGTGGTCATTGATGGCGTGGTAGGCGGATCGCTGGAAAATGTGGATCCCAACGACATCGAGTCCATGGACGTTCTGAAGGACGGTTCTGCAGCTGCCATTTACGGAACCAGGGGTTCCAGTGGCGTAATCATCGTCACCACCAAAAAAGGAAGAAGGGGAACCGCCTATATCGATTACAATGGCATGGTGACTGTTGAAACTGTGGGTAAATACCCCAATGTCATGGACGTGGACCAGTGGAAAGCCATGTCGGCTGAGACCGGAGAGGGAACCGATTTCGGGTTCGAAACCAACTGGTTCGAAGAAACCACCCGGAACGCCATCCAGCAGGTCCATAACCTGAGTATGTCCGGAGGTACTGAAAAAACCACTTACATGGCCTCTTTTAACTTCCGGGATGGAGAAGGTGTAGCACTGAACACCGGTTATAACCAGTTGAACGGCAGGCTGAACATAAGCCAGAAAGCATTGAACGACCGTCTGACCGTGGACCTGAATATCGGGGCCACCCAGCGTGAGTCTCAATATGGTTTTACCGAGGCATTCCGTTACGCCTCTATTTATAACCCGACCGCTCCGGTAAGAAGCGATGAAGCACAATATGAACAGTATGATGGCTATTTCCAGCAGGTATTGTATGATTATTACAATCCTGTGGCCCTGATGGAACAAAACAAGAACGAGGGTAAAGACCAGCGGGTCAATGTGGCCCTGAGGGGTACTCTGGAGATCATCGATGGTTTAAAGGTGGATGCTTTCTACTCTGTACAGGATCAGACCTTCCAGAGGGGCAGTTACCGCGATAAAAACAGCTATGGAACCGGGATGAACCGCAACGGACTGGCCCGCAGAAGCTTCGACGAGAACTCCTTCCAGCTGTTCGAATCAACCCTAAACTATGTGACCGATATCAGCGGAGCCAACCTGCAAATACTGGGAGGTTACTCCCACCAGTCATTCCTCTATGAAGGCTTCGGCGCCCAGGGTGGAGATTTCATCACCGATGCTTTCACCTACAACAACCTGGGTGCTGCCAAGGACTTCAACGAAGGAATCGGGGATGTGTGGAGTTACAAGAACTCCAACAAACTGATCGCCTTCTTTGGCCGTGTGAACCTGAATGTGACCGACAGCTGGTTCCTGACAGCCAGTGCCCGTTACGAAGGATCCAGCCGTTTTGGTGAAGGCAACAAATGGGGCCTTTTCCCGGCAATTGGCGGAGGTGTCGACCTGGCCAATGTCCTGGATATTGCCTCCATGGATAACCTGAAGCTGCGGGTGAGCTACGGGATCACCGGTAACCAGCCCGGCAGCTCCTATATGTCGCTCCTGCGTCTGAGCCCCTCAGGAAACTTCTATTATGACGGGGAATTTATTCCCGGCTACGCTCCTTCCAGCAATGCCAACGAAGATCTTGGCTGGGAGAAAAAGGGTGAGTTTGACGTCGGTGTCGACTTTTCCATGCTGGACGGACGGCTCTTCGGATCCTTTGACTTCTATACCAGGACCACTACCGACCTGTTGTTCGAATACGAAGTACCGGTTCCGCCGAACCTTTATTCCACAGCCTGGCTGAACCTGGGCGAAATCAAGAACAGCGGACTGGAACTGACCCTGACCTGGAATGCCATTCAGGCCGGCGATTTCTCCTGGAGCACTACGATCACTCCCGCCTATTACCTGAAAAATGAGCTGGTCTCCCTCTCGGGCGAGTTTAACGGAGCTGAGCTCAACTACGGGGTACGCGACCTGGGTGGCATGGGTGCCCCCGGCATGAGTGATGTTCCTCTGGTAAGAGCCGAAGAGGGCCAGCCTATCGGTCAGCTCTGGGCACACACCTTTGTGGAAATCGATCCCGACGGAAACCTGATCCTGCGCGATACCAACGAAGATGGTACCGTGGATGAACTGGACCGCTCCGTGGTTGGAAACGGACTTCCCGATGCCGAGTTTGGCTGGGGAAACAACTTCAAGTACAAGAATTTTGATATGAATATCTTCTTCCGCGGTGTACTCGGGCATGATCTGAACAATACCTTCCGTGCTTTCTACGAAGTACCTGAAATGATCGGCTCCTATAACCTGCCGGCCACGGCCACGGATTTGAGGAACGCTGAAACAGGAACTTTATACAATGCCTCCTCCGGGGTTCTTTCCAGCTACCACATAGAGGATGCATCCTTTGTATCCCTGGACAATATGAGCATCGGATACAATTTCGACGTGTCGGGAAGCAACGCTTTCAGGAACATCCGGGTCTTTGTGGCAGGCAACAACCTGTTCTATATCACCAAGTACAAAGGTGTGGACCCCAGTCCCAGATATGACGACAGAGGAAATGTACTGATTCCCGGTATGGATAGAAGGAATACCTGGTTCAGGACCAGGTCTGTTTCACTGGGTGTAAACCTCGGTTTCTAA
- a CDS encoding cellulase-like family protein — MRPGAGYEDWDRALSELVERGYDAIRIDAFPHLIHEDPEREYLLLPHWSTQDWGSPEINRVLVQPHLNLFLERCRAFHIRVGLSSWFRTDEEDVRMKLDSPAKLGEAWLAVLKSVEEGGLLDTILYVDLCNEWTGDAWCPFFVNDPPEALWTGWDTPKSKQWMGDSIALLRQQYPEIPFTFSFTGEISEETLSRGPFKMLDFLEPHIWMTSYKDGEFYRRVGYNYERFDYAGYRNMALYGKGIYEEKKEYWQTGLVKQIRLAAKWSEQLGQPLITTECWGVVDYKDLPMLDWGYVKELCALGTLEAAKTGRWLAVATSNFCGPQFVGMWRDVEWHRQLTDLIHLAPVSQDLQDSLLAGRMRAI; from the coding sequence GTGCGGCCGGGAGCAGGGTATGAGGATTGGGACCGGGCCCTGTCGGAACTTGTGGAACGGGGCTACGATGCCATCCGGATCGATGCTTTTCCACATCTGATTCACGAGGACCCGGAGAGGGAGTATCTTCTGCTTCCCCACTGGAGTACCCAGGATTGGGGCAGCCCGGAGATTAACCGGGTGCTGGTCCAGCCCCATCTGAACCTTTTCCTGGAACGCTGCAGGGCTTTTCACATCCGGGTAGGTCTCTCCTCCTGGTTTCGAACCGATGAGGAGGATGTACGAATGAAACTGGACAGTCCCGCGAAGCTGGGAGAAGCCTGGCTGGCGGTTTTAAAGTCCGTTGAGGAGGGGGGGCTGCTGGATACCATCCTGTACGTGGATCTCTGTAACGAATGGACCGGCGATGCCTGGTGCCCTTTTTTTGTGAACGATCCCCCTGAAGCCCTGTGGACGGGCTGGGATACTCCGAAATCGAAACAGTGGATGGGGGACTCTATAGCTCTTCTGAGGCAACAATACCCGGAGATCCCCTTTACCTTTTCATTCACCGGCGAAATAAGTGAGGAGACCCTTTCCAGAGGCCCCTTTAAAATGCTTGATTTCCTGGAGCCGCATATCTGGATGACCAGCTACAAGGATGGAGAGTTTTACCGCCGGGTTGGTTACAATTATGAACGTTTCGATTATGCAGGGTACCGGAACATGGCCCTTTACGGCAAAGGGATCTACGAGGAGAAAAAGGAGTACTGGCAGACGGGACTGGTAAAGCAGATCCGGCTGGCGGCTAAGTGGTCGGAGCAACTGGGTCAGCCACTGATCACCACCGAGTGCTGGGGGGTGGTGGACTACAAGGACCTGCCCATGCTGGACTGGGGATACGTAAAGGAACTGTGTGCGCTGGGCACTCTGGAAGCTGCTAAAACCGGGAGGTGGCTGGCTGTGGCCACCAGCAATTTCTGCGGTCCCCAGTTTGTGGGAATGTGGCGAGATGTGGAGTGGCACCGGCAACTGACCGATCTCATACACCTGGCCCCGGTGAGCCAGGATCTTCAGGACTCCCTGCTGGCAGGAAGGATGCGGGCGATATAG